The Allorhizobium ampelinum S4 genome has a segment encoding these proteins:
- a CDS encoding gamma-glutamyl-gamma-aminobutyrate hydrolase family protein (Members of this family of hydrolases with an active site Cys residue belong to MEROPS family C26.), with amino-acid sequence MSRFVAITMRDAVLPERNEHRDCLETGWWTFLEACEFVPVCLPNHLGQAELILDSGILSGVILSGGGNVARSLEHVRARDRVEDIVLARAKEKGLPVLGVCRGLQKLCHAFGGTLVERAGHTVTRHRIAGNWGERCVNSYHDYGIDEVPSQCHVLAEAEDGSPEWLAHDSLPVSGIMWHPERNVVPDQADIALFRARFSTIGCY; translated from the coding sequence ATGAGCCGCTTTGTGGCAATCACCATGCGTGACGCCGTGTTGCCTGAGCGGAACGAGCACCGGGACTGCCTTGAAACCGGGTGGTGGACTTTCCTGGAGGCCTGCGAGTTTGTGCCAGTTTGTCTGCCCAACCATCTCGGGCAAGCAGAACTCATTCTCGACAGCGGTATCCTGAGCGGTGTGATCCTGAGCGGTGGCGGTAATGTCGCGCGCTCACTGGAGCATGTTCGGGCCCGGGACAGAGTTGAAGATATCGTTCTGGCCCGCGCGAAAGAGAAGGGGCTCCCGGTTCTCGGGGTGTGCCGGGGTTTGCAAAAACTCTGCCACGCGTTTGGCGGGACTCTTGTGGAGCGTGCAGGCCATACCGTGACCAGGCATAGGATTGCGGGCAACTGGGGGGAGCGCTGCGTGAATTCCTATCATGACTACGGGATTGATGAGGTGCCGAGCCAATGCCACGTTTTGGCAGAGGCGGAGGATGGTTCGCCGGAATGGTTGGCGCATGACAGCCTGCCTGTATCAGGGATCATGTGGCACCCCGAGCGCAATGTGGTGCCGGATCAAGCCGATATTGCCTTGTTCAGGGCTAGATTTTCAACCATAGGATGCTATTAA
- a CDS encoding CDP-alcohol phosphatidyltransferase family protein, which yields MNLGDDKRGESLRVSDEPGHITALMRDPANAVTLAGLGFAVAGLHASVVGEVHLGAACLALALFADMTDGWVARRSGLRRAAHMSRAGMQLDSIADLMHGAILPAALMGALSDWSAISLLLSVLLALCAATRLTYFSVFGGNPDGSYRGVPVIYTSFLTSLLIGLLPMPFAAQVLPWCIATIAVFNVSSLRVPKMTGGGLAAFNLLSVGVVILNLLKSIT from the coding sequence GTGAATTTGGGGGACGATAAACGAGGGGAAAGCCTCCGGGTTTCGGATGAGCCGGGCCATATCACCGCTCTGATGCGAGACCCGGCCAATGCCGTAACGTTGGCGGGACTGGGGTTTGCCGTTGCCGGGCTTCATGCGTCAGTGGTGGGCGAGGTGCATCTCGGAGCTGCATGTTTGGCTCTGGCCCTGTTCGCCGACATGACAGATGGCTGGGTCGCGCGTCGTTCCGGGCTGCGCCGCGCGGCTCATATGTCGCGTGCGGGTATGCAACTCGACTCGATTGCGGATCTGATGCATGGAGCGATCCTGCCTGCGGCGCTCATGGGGGCGTTGAGCGACTGGAGCGCGATCAGCCTATTACTTTCCGTGCTTCTGGCGCTATGTGCCGCGACACGGCTAACATATTTCTCTGTGTTTGGCGGCAATCCTGACGGCAGCTATCGCGGCGTTCCGGTAATCTACACATCGTTCTTGACGAGTCTTCTTATTGGGCTTTTGCCGATGCCTTTTGCCGCGCAAGTATTGCCGTGGTGCATCGCCACCATTGCAGTATTCAACGTGAGCTCCCTAAGGGTACCAAAAATGACGGGAGGAGGGCTGGCAGCGTTCAATCTACTGTCCGTGGGCGTCGTTATTCTCAATCTGTTGAAGAGCATTACCTGA
- a CDS encoding IS6 family transposase, whose translation MVDFKGSHYPKEVILYALFFYVRYAVSYRDLEEIMAERGVNLDHATLNRWVVKYAPLIALQAKRRKSKPSGSWRMGETYIEVKGQWMYFYRAVDKHGKTLDFMLSEHRDEAAATDFFARTIENNGWPEKVVIDKSGANLAGLQNMNILLLLHGWFWLIEVLQVKYLNNMIEQDHRFIKKLTRPMKGFKRFQSASATLDGIEVAHMIRKKQFSTSVQSPFQQFSALAT comes from the coding sequence ATGGTCGATTTCAAAGGCAGTCACTACCCGAAAGAAGTGATTTTATACGCCTTATTTTTCTATGTCCGATATGCAGTTTCCTACCGCGACCTGGAAGAGATTATGGCCGAACGCGGGGTCAATCTCGACCACGCGACACTGAATAGATGGGTCGTGAAATACGCGCCGCTGATTGCCCTGCAAGCGAAGCGCCGGAAATCCAAACCCAGCGGCTCCTGGCGAATGGGTGAGACGTACATCGAGGTCAAAGGCCAGTGGATGTACTTTTATCGCGCCGTTGACAAGCATGGCAAAACCCTTGATTTCATGCTATCCGAGCATCGCGATGAGGCCGCCGCTACCGATTTCTTCGCCCGCACCATCGAGAACAATGGTTGGCCCGAAAAGGTTGTCATCGACAAAAGCGGGGCGAACTTGGCAGGGCTGCAAAACATGAATATTCTGCTGCTATTGCATGGCTGGTTCTGGCTGATCGAAGTTCTGCAAGTCAAATATCTCAACAACATGATTGAGCAGGATCACCGCTTTATTAAGAAACTGACCAGGCCAATGAAGGGCTTCAAACGCTTTCAGTCCGCATCAGCGACACTGGACGGCATCGAAGTCGCACATATGATCCGCAAGAAACAGTTTTCCACCAGCGTCCAATCGCCATTTCAACAGTTCTCGGCACTCGCCACATAA
- a CDS encoding NTP transferase domain-containing protein has translation MRAIMLVAGRGSRLRNLTDMRPKCLVPFRGRPLLELSVERLKAGGVEKFTFVAGYRSEAIEAFIETHEIDAEVVLNRDWDSTNMVQSLFCAADRLAAEPCIVSYGDIFFESGIVRNLISAQGDLVLAYDHNGRTLWERRFKDPLSDIENFRIGTEGRLIAIGGRVQDITTVQGQYMGLFKLTPTGLAEMQDFCASLSADRRRSIDVTSTFSALLGRGTLIRCVPNLDPWGELDSPEDIHFFEASTPLNTPALERSY, from the coding sequence ATGCGCGCCATCATGCTTGTAGCCGGTCGAGGTTCACGACTTCGTAATCTTACGGACATGCGACCGAAATGCCTCGTTCCTTTCCGGGGCAGGCCGCTTCTGGAGCTTTCAGTTGAGCGCCTGAAGGCAGGCGGTGTGGAAAAATTCACGTTTGTGGCGGGATACCGTTCCGAGGCAATCGAGGCGTTCATCGAGACGCATGAGATTGATGCCGAAGTCGTCTTGAACCGTGATTGGGACAGTACGAACATGGTGCAATCGCTGTTTTGCGCGGCGGATCGTCTGGCGGCGGAACCGTGCATCGTCAGCTATGGCGACATCTTCTTTGAAAGTGGCATTGTGCGGAATCTCATTTCCGCCCAGGGCGACCTTGTACTGGCCTATGATCATAATGGCCGTACCCTTTGGGAGCGACGCTTCAAGGACCCACTTTCGGATATAGAGAACTTCCGCATTGGTACGGAGGGACGCCTGATCGCGATTGGCGGGAGGGTGCAAGATATCACGACGGTGCAGGGCCAATACATGGGCCTATTCAAGCTTACGCCGACCGGTCTCGCCGAGATGCAGGATTTTTGCGCAAGCCTTAGTGCAGATCGTCGCCGTTCGATCGATGTGACGAGCACGTTCTCGGCTCTTCTGGGGCGCGGAACGCTGATTCGATGCGTACCCAACCTCGATCCGTGGGGCGAACTCGACTCTCCCGAAGATATTCACTTCTTTGAAGCCTCCACCCCCCTCAACACTCCTGCTTTAGAAAGATCTTACTGA
- a CDS encoding LysE family translocator, whose protein sequence is MDPALWLLFALAYLGITFSPGPNVLMVLNHTAKYGYRHVFVTMAGNLSCQLLIIVAIGVGIGSLLTVESAAYHWMKIAGALYLIYLGARIVYDVFIRGRLKAVKAPTQLNQVHALPSARKRFLEAFAVSASNPKTVIFLSAFLPQFISPEWPIVPQFAIMYLTIAIIVISVHYMYAFLLIRAQRRFSGMFSSRLFPGLSAAIYLFLGVTLGVSA, encoded by the coding sequence ATGGATCCCGCACTCTGGCTACTTTTCGCGCTTGCCTATCTCGGAATCACCTTTTCGCCCGGTCCTAACGTCCTGATGGTTCTGAACCATACGGCAAAATATGGCTATCGCCACGTTTTCGTGACAATGGCCGGCAACCTTTCATGCCAGCTTTTGATTATCGTCGCGATTGGTGTCGGCATCGGCTCGTTGCTAACTGTAGAGAGCGCAGCCTACCACTGGATGAAGATTGCGGGCGCACTTTATCTGATCTATCTCGGCGCGCGTATCGTTTATGATGTTTTTATCCGGGGTCGGCTGAAAGCGGTAAAAGCACCGACGCAGCTGAATCAGGTGCATGCGCTGCCCTCGGCGCGCAAACGCTTTCTTGAGGCTTTCGCGGTTTCGGCCAGTAATCCCAAGACGGTGATTTTTCTATCGGCGTTCCTGCCCCAATTTATCTCGCCGGAATGGCCAATCGTGCCGCAATTCGCAATCATGTATCTGACAATCGCGATTATCGTCATCTCCGTGCATTATATGTACGCGTTCTTGCTCATCAGAGCTCAGCGTCGCTTCTCAGGCATGTTTTCCAGCCGTTTGTTCCCCGGGCTCAGCGCCGCGATTTATCTCTTTTTGGGAGTCACGTTGGGGGTTTCTGCGTGA